In Erigeron canadensis isolate Cc75 chromosome 1, C_canadensis_v1, whole genome shotgun sequence, a single window of DNA contains:
- the LOC122600223 gene encoding zinc finger A20 and AN1 domain-containing stress-associated protein 5-like: protein MAQNKEKEETRQLKVPETLSLCTPSIPSTPTTNQITPDEHRPLGSQASDVSDLKTDVSVDSRPTTGISPENTDLPTVPTVDDDLSKSRRREVNRCSGCRRKVGLMGFRCRCGDVFCSDHRYSDRHDCSYDYKSAGREAIARENPVVRAAKILKV from the coding sequence ATGGCTCAAAACAAAGAGAAAGAAGAGACGAGACAGCTTAAAGTTCCCGAAACTTTATCCTTATGTACACCATCCATCCCTTCTACACCAACAACAAATCAAATCACGCCTGATGAACACAGACCGTTGGGTTCACAAGCATCGGATGTATCGGATCTCAAAACCGATGTATCCGTTGACTCTAGACCGACTACCGGAATCTCGCCGGAAAATACGGATCTGCCCACGGTTCCGACGGTGGATGATGATTTGAGCAAGTCGAGGAGACGTGAGGTGAATCGATGCTCAGGCTGCCGGAGAAAGGTCGGACTGATGGGATTCAGGTGTCGGTGCGGTGATGTGTTTTGCTCCGATCACCGGTATTCCGATCGACATGATTGCAGCTATGATTACAAGTCTGCCGGACGAGAAGCCATCGCTCGTGAAAATCCGGTGGTTAGAGCCGCTAAGATCCTCAAAGTCTAA
- the LOC122600214 gene encoding cytochrome c-type biogenesis protein CcmE homolog, mitochondrial: MASSSRLTSRFISRLLQTKTPNSQTRTIFTTIRNPQSQTRPIFNPQFRYLSTNRRIPTRPSKPDIGARARQMQNRRLWTYAITFSCIAGFIIIVLNQFEDQLVFYVTPTDALSKYVENPNKNKFRLGGLVLEGSVAHPASSHEIEFVITDLITDMLVRYEGQVPDLFREGHSVVVEGFVKPITDKIKNEVGEKSVSEKARSVDCYFSASEVLAKHDEKYMPAEVANAIEKNKKILAAAAEDEGNKDQSDGGKEGVSSS, translated from the coding sequence atggcGTCGTCATCACGTCTGACTTCAAGATTCATCTCTCGTCTTCTCCAAACCAAAACCCCCAATTCCCAAACACGCACAATCTTCACAACAATCCGCAACCCACAATCTCAAACCCGACCCATATTCAACCCCCAATTCCGTTACCTCTCAACCAACCGTCGCATCCCGACCCGACCCTCCAAACCCGACATCGGCGCACGTGCCCGGCAGATGCAAAACCGTAGACTATGGACATACGCGATCACCTTCAGCTGTATAGCAGGTTTTATCATAATAGTCTTAAATCAATTCGAAGACCAGTTAGTTTTTTACGTAACCCCAACAGACGCATTATCGAAATACGTCGAAAACCCGAATAAGAATAAATTTAGGTTAGGCGGGTTAGTGTTAGAAGGCAGTGTGGCGCACCCTGCGTCTTCGCACGAAATCGAGTTTGTGATAACTGATTTGATTACTGATATGTTGGTTAGATATGAAGGCCAAGTGCCTGATTTGTTTAGGGAAGGACATTCTGTTGTTGTTGAAGGCTTCGTTAAACCGATAACGGATAAAATTAAGAATGAGGTTGGTGAAAAGAGTGTTTCCGAGAAAGCGAGAAGTGTGGATTGTTATTTCTCGGCTAGTGAGGTTTTGGCAAAACATGATGAGAAGTATATGCCTGCCGAGGTAGCTAATGCGATCGAAAAGAATAAGAagatactcgctgctgctgctgaagacGAAGGTAATAAGGATCAGAGTGATGGGGGAAAGGAAGGTGTTTCGAGCTCGTAA
- the LOC122600205 gene encoding AP2-like ethylene-responsive transcription factor PLT2, with amino-acid sequence MNSNNWLSFPLSPTHSSLPTHLHNTQSHNFSLGLVHDNMADTPFPNQEWNLIGAQGGSNDQVPKVADFLGVSKSENSTDLVAYNDIHQGNDTDYLFTNNSLMPQVQSTLSSTPTNYELLPENSSTLQSLTLSMGSGKRSTCEASTGGDDTSNDTTTNTTTSTAVVEANPRRTLDTFGQRTSIYRGVTRHRWTGRYEAHLWDNSCRREGQSRKGRQVYLGGYDKEEKAARAYDMAALKYWGTSTTTNFPITNYEKEIEDMKHMTRQEFVASIRRKSSGFSRGASMYRGVTRHHQHGRWQARIGRVAGNKDLYLGTFSTEEEAAEAYDIAAIKFRGLSAVTNFDMSRYDVKSILESNTLPIGGGAAKRLKEAQALESSRKREEMLALGSGFPFGNSAAAGGVLQAYPLLQQPFDQTQSPQPLLTLQNPEISHYSTQDPHFHQNYLQAHHHHPYSMHSPHQSSTQTPQFYNSYLQNNPVLLHGLMNMGVGGSSSSVMDGTNNNGGSSSGSYSGGGYLGNFLGQSGSTAEELAMVKVDYDNLPTENYAGWSGDSSVQESNPSVFTMWND; translated from the exons ATGAATTCAAACAACTGGCTTTCATTTCCTCTTTCTCCAACTCACTCATCTTTACCGACTCATCTTCATAACACTCAGTCCCACAATTTTTCTCTAGGCCTTGTTCATGATAACATGGCTGACACTCCTTTTCCTAACCAAG AATGGAACCTGATTGGTGCACAAGGAGGCAGCAATGATCAAGTGCCTAAAGTTGCAGATTTTTTGGGTGTGAGCAAATCAGAGAACTCAACAGATCTAGTGGCATATAACGATATTCATCAAGGTAATGACACGGATTATTTGTTCACAAACAACAGCCTAATGCCACAAGTGCAAAGCACCTTGTCCTCTACACCTACAAACTACGAACTACTGCCCGAGAATTCAAGCACTTTGCAGTCGTTGACGTTGTCTATGGGTAGCGGAAAGCGTTCGACTTGTGAAGCAAGTACCGGCGGTGATGATACTAGCAATGATACTACGACCAATACTACTACTAGTACTGCTGTTGTTGAAGCTAACCCTAGAAGAACTTTGGATACATTCGGTCAAAGAACTTCGATCTATCGTGGTGTAACTAG GCATAGATGGACAGGAAGATATGAAGCTCATTTATGGGATAATAGTTGTCGAAGAGAAGGGCAATCAAGAAAAGGACGTCAAG TGTATCTTG GTGGATATGACAAAGAAGAGAAGGCAGCTAGGGCTTATGATATGGCTGCACTAAAGTATTGGGGAACTTCTACTACCACCAATTTTCCT ATTACAAACTATGAAAAGGAAATCGAGGACATGAAACATATGACTAGACAAGAATTCGTAGCATCCATTCGAAG GAAAAGCAGTGGATTTTCTCGTGGTGCATCGATGTATCGAGGTGTAACCAG GCATCATCAGCATGGAAGGTGGCAAGCAAGAATAGGGAGAGTTGCAGGCAACAAAGATCTTTACTTAGGAACTTTCA GCACTGAAGAAGAAGCTGCAGAAGCGTACGACATAGCAGCCATAAAGTTTCGTGGCTTAAGTGCCGTTACAAATTTTGACATGAGTCGTTATGATGTTAAGAGTATACTCGAGAGTAACACGCTTCCTATCGGCGGAGGAGCTGCAAAACGCTTAAAAGAGGCCCAAGCACTCGAGTCGTCGAGAAAACGCGAAGAAATGCTTGCTCTTGGCTCCGGTTTTCCCTTTGGGAACTCAGCCGCGGCGGGTGGTGTGCTACAAGCCTACCCTCTTTTACAACAACCATTTGATCAAACACAATCACCACAACCTTTGCTAACTTTACAAAACCCTGAAATATCTCATTATTCCACACAAGACCCTCATTTTCACCAGAATTACCTTCAAGCCCATCACCATCACCCTTATAGCATGCATAGTCCTCACCAATCATCAACCCAAACACCTCAATTTTACAATAGCTATCTTCAAAATAACCCGGTTTTGCTACATGGTTTGATGAACATGGGCGTGGGTGGATCTTCTTCTTCGGTGATGGACGGTACTAACAACAATGGTGGAAGCTCGAGTGGGAGCTATAGCGGTGGAGGGTATTTAGGTAATTTTCTTGGACAGTCGGGGAGTACAGCCGAGGAGCTCGCGATGGTTAAGGTTGATTACGACAATTTGCCAACCGAAAACTATGCCGGATGGTCTGGGGATTCATCGGTTCAAGAATCAAACCCGAGTGTTTTTACAATGTGGAATGACTAA